A portion of the Roseovarius sp. SCSIO 43702 genome contains these proteins:
- a CDS encoding MORN repeat-containing protein, which yields MKNSVRNAWVAGVVVALGIGPAGTAWAQDDEIRTKQYDDGGVYEGTFKNGLQHGTGTYTLPNGYTYTGDWVDGEIRGTGVARFPNGSVYEGEFVAGKPNGVGKITFTDGGTYEGTWEDGKITGEGVANYANGVRYEGGFSNAMHSGRGTMTSPNGYVYEGDWVAGVKDGEAKITYPDGAVYEGEVKKGARHGQGKLTMPDGLVYEGRWVDGQIEGEGTLTQPNGDVYEGELSNGKREGRGTVTYENGDVYEGEFKDDKRHGQGTFTGTDGYKYTGSWMDGQIAGEGKVTYPDGSVYEGEFANDLAHGTGKITYPDGATYEGEWVEGVIEGEGKATYPNGLVYEGSFKNAQNHGFGTMTYADGYRYEGNWVEGQREGDGVATYPDGTVYTGQFKAGQRHGEGEIIMPEGFSYKGEWRDGEINGQGVATYANGDVYEGNFRNGKRQGEGTMRYASGEEVTGTWVDGKPDEDTMIVTGETEGGSGEATADEAATPSPRGEAESTAEETAAPDANETEPAAEIVQDPAE from the coding sequence ATGAAGAATTCGGTCAGGAATGCGTGGGTGGCGGGTGTCGTTGTGGCGCTTGGCATCGGTCCGGCGGGGACGGCCTGGGCGCAGGACGACGAGATCCGCACGAAGCAGTATGACGACGGCGGTGTCTACGAGGGGACGTTCAAGAACGGGCTCCAGCACGGCACCGGCACCTATACCCTGCCGAACGGCTATACCTATACCGGCGATTGGGTGGATGGCGAGATCCGCGGCACGGGCGTTGCCCGGTTCCCCAATGGCTCGGTCTACGAGGGCGAGTTCGTGGCGGGCAAGCCCAACGGCGTGGGCAAGATCACCTTTACCGACGGCGGCACCTATGAAGGCACCTGGGAGGATGGCAAGATCACCGGCGAGGGTGTGGCCAACTATGCCAACGGGGTGCGCTACGAGGGCGGGTTCTCGAACGCGATGCATTCGGGGCGCGGCACCATGACGTCGCCCAACGGCTACGTCTACGAGGGTGACTGGGTGGCCGGAGTCAAGGACGGTGAGGCGAAGATCACCTATCCCGATGGCGCCGTCTACGAGGGCGAAGTCAAGAAAGGGGCGCGGCACGGGCAGGGCAAGCTCACCATGCCCGATGGCCTTGTCTACGAGGGCCGGTGGGTCGATGGACAGATCGAAGGTGAAGGCACGCTGACGCAGCCCAATGGCGATGTCTATGAAGGCGAGCTTTCGAACGGCAAGCGCGAGGGGCGCGGGACCGTCACCTACGAGAACGGCGATGTCTACGAGGGCGAGTTCAAGGACGACAAGCGCCACGGCCAGGGCACCTTCACCGGCACGGACGGCTACAAGTATACCGGCAGCTGGATGGATGGGCAGATCGCGGGCGAGGGGAAGGTCACCTATCCCGACGGCTCGGTCTACGAGGGGGAATTCGCGAACGACTTGGCGCATGGCACCGGCAAGATCACCTATCCCGACGGTGCGACCTATGAAGGCGAATGGGTCGAAGGCGTGATCGAGGGCGAGGGCAAGGCCACCTATCCCAATGGTCTCGTCTACGAGGGGAGCTTCAAGAACGCCCAGAACCACGGCTTCGGCACGATGACCTACGCCGATGGCTATCGCTACGAGGGCAACTGGGTCGAGGGCCAGCGCGAGGGCGACGGTGTCGCGACCTATCCCGACGGGACGGTCTATACCGGGCAGTTCAAGGCCGGCCAGCGTCATGGCGAGGGCGAGATCATCATGCCCGAGGGCTTTTCCTACAAGGGCGAATGGCGCGATGGCGAGATCAACGGCCAGGGTGTCGCGACCTACGCGAACGGCGACGTCTACGAGGGAAACTTCCGCAACGGCAAACGCCAGGGCGAAGGCACGATGCGCTATGCGAGCGGCGAGGAGGTGACCGGCACGTGGGTCGACGGTAAGCCCGACGAGGACACCATGATCGTCACGGGCGAGACCGAGGGCGGATCTGGCGAAGCCACGGCGGACGAGGCGGCGACGCCGTCTCCGCGCGGCGAAGCGGAAAGCACGGCGGAGGAAACCGCCGCACCGGACGCAAACGAGACCGAGCCGGCCGCCGAAATCGTCCAGGATCCGGCCGAGTAG
- a CDS encoding NAD+ synthase, with translation MPDRFRLTLAQLNATVGDIDGNAAKVRAAWREGRAAGADLVALPEMFITGYNTQDLVMKPAFHQHAIAAIGQLARDCADGPALAVGGPWLEGAELFNAYYILSGGKVVRRVLKHHLPNETVFDEERLYASAPIGGPFALDGVRIGSPICEDAWHEDVPETLAETGAEFLLVPNGSPYYRGKMDTRLNLMVSRVIETGLPLIYLNLVGGQDDQVFDGASFVLNPGGELALQMPAFEEAIAHLDMLRGDDDRWRADPGARAPLPDAWEADYHAMTLGLRDYMAKTGFQKVLLGLSGGIDSAIVAVIAADALGPENVRCVMLPSEYTSRASLDDAKAVAEKLGCRYDFVPISDARAAVTETLAPLFGGTEPDLTEENIQSRLRGLMLMALSNKFGEMLLTTGNKSEVAVGYATIYGDMAGGYNPIKDLYKTRVFETCRWRNANHRDWMMGPEGEVIPPRVIDKPPSAELRADQKDSDSLPDYPVLDAILHILVDQDGSIADCVAAGFDRDVAKRVEHLLFISEYKRFQSAPGPRLTKRAFWLDRRYPIVNRWRDPG, from the coding sequence ATGCCCGACCGCTTCCGCCTCACGCTGGCCCAGCTCAACGCCACTGTGGGCGACATCGACGGCAACGCGGCCAAGGTGCGCGCGGCCTGGCGGGAAGGACGCGCGGCGGGCGCCGATCTCGTCGCCCTGCCCGAAATGTTCATTACCGGCTACAACACGCAGGACCTGGTGATGAAGCCCGCCTTCCATCAGCACGCCATCGCCGCGATCGGGCAACTGGCCCGCGACTGCGCCGATGGCCCCGCCCTGGCGGTCGGCGGCCCCTGGCTCGAGGGGGCCGAGCTCTTCAACGCCTACTACATCCTCTCGGGCGGCAAGGTGGTGCGGCGTGTGCTCAAGCACCATCTGCCGAACGAGACCGTCTTCGACGAGGAACGCCTCTATGCGTCCGCCCCCATCGGCGGCCCGTTTGCCCTCGATGGCGTCCGAATCGGCAGCCCGATCTGCGAGGACGCCTGGCACGAGGACGTGCCCGAGACACTGGCCGAGACCGGCGCCGAGTTCCTGCTCGTTCCCAACGGCTCGCCCTATTATCGCGGCAAGATGGACACGCGGCTCAACCTCATGGTCAGCCGGGTGATCGAGACCGGCCTGCCGCTCATCTATCTCAACCTCGTGGGCGGGCAGGACGACCAGGTCTTCGACGGGGCAAGCTTCGTGCTCAACCCGGGCGGAGAGCTCGCGCTCCAGATGCCCGCCTTCGAGGAGGCGATCGCCCATCTCGACATGCTGCGCGGCGATGACGATCGCTGGCGGGCCGACCCCGGCGCCCGCGCGCCCCTGCCCGACGCGTGGGAGGCCGACTATCACGCCATGACGCTCGGCCTGCGGGACTACATGGCCAAGACGGGCTTCCAGAAGGTGCTCCTCGGCCTCTCGGGCGGCATCGACAGCGCCATCGTCGCCGTCATCGCCGCCGACGCGCTCGGCCCCGAGAACGTGCGCTGCGTGATGCTGCCCTCGGAATACACGTCCCGGGCCTCGCTCGACGACGCGAAGGCCGTCGCCGAGAAGCTCGGATGCCGCTACGACTTCGTGCCGATCTCCGACGCCCGCGCCGCCGTGACCGAGACGCTCGCACCGCTCTTCGGGGGAACGGAGCCGGACCTCACCGAGGAAAACATCCAGTCGCGCCTGCGCGGCCTCATGCTCATGGCGCTGAGCAACAAGTTCGGCGAAATGCTCCTGACCACCGGCAACAAGTCCGAGGTGGCGGTGGGCTATGCCACGATCTACGGCGACATGGCGGGCGGCTACAACCCGATCAAGGATCTCTACAAGACCCGCGTGTTCGAGACCTGCCGCTGGCGCAACGCCAATCACCGCGACTGGATGATGGGGCCCGAGGGCGAGGTGATCCCCCCTCGCGTCATAGACAAGCCCCCCTCCGCCGAGCTGCGCGCCGACCAGAAGGACAGCGATTCCCTGCCCGACTACCCGGTTCTCGACGCGATCCTCCACATCCTCGTGGACCAGGACGGCTCCATCGCCGATTGCGTCGCCGCGGGCTTCGACCGCGATGTCGCGAAACGGGTCGAGCACCTGCTGTTCATCAGCGAATACAAGCGTTTCCAATCCGCCCCCGGCCCGCGCCTGACGAAACGCGCCTTCTGGCTCGACCGGCGCTACCCGATCGTCAACCGCTGGCGCGATCCGGGTTGA
- a CDS encoding TraB/GumN family protein, translating into MFRILPLLTQLSLVAFLLVLTAGQAAARCAGTDLIKAMPDHERETLLDRAGRMPYPEGLLWHAVRGNTRITLFGTYHFRHDRTDAHLAALAPFIDAADSVWLEVSNDDTRALQKRMAEDPSLMFLTSGPTLIDLLGDEDWEKLATEFRARGIPPVIASRFKPIWAAMLLGVGPCEAQAGVFEAKGIDELIGARAAANGNPSRSLEDAVAILGLLDSFPQEKQLDMLRLFFDFDVDPDDLSHTMKARYLAGQTALLWEFSRKISLEHGGATAAEDFATFETAFLDARNRDWASRMTRKDFSGDIFIAVGAAHLPGDTGVLNLLANEGFAITRLPFAP; encoded by the coding sequence ATGTTCCGCATCCTGCCCCTCCTCACGCAGCTCTCTCTCGTTGCGTTCCTTCTCGTGCTCACCGCGGGACAGGCCGCGGCGCGCTGCGCGGGCACCGACCTGATCAAGGCGATGCCCGATCACGAGCGCGAGACCCTGCTCGACCGCGCGGGGCGGATGCCCTATCCCGAGGGTCTGCTGTGGCACGCGGTGCGCGGCAACACCCGCATCACGCTCTTCGGCACCTACCACTTCCGGCATGACCGGACCGACGCTCACCTCGCGGCGCTCGCGCCTTTCATCGACGCGGCCGACAGCGTGTGGCTCGAGGTCTCGAACGACGACACGCGTGCGCTCCAGAAACGCATGGCCGAGGATCCCTCGCTCATGTTCCTCACCTCCGGCCCCACCCTCATCGACCTTTTGGGCGACGAAGACTGGGAAAAGCTCGCCACCGAATTCCGGGCACGCGGCATCCCGCCCGTCATCGCCAGCCGGTTCAAGCCGATCTGGGCCGCGATGCTGCTGGGCGTCGGCCCCTGCGAGGCGCAGGCGGGCGTGTTCGAAGCCAAGGGGATCGACGAGTTGATCGGCGCGCGCGCCGCGGCCAACGGCAACCCCAGCCGCTCGCTTGAGGACGCGGTCGCGATCCTCGGCCTCCTCGACAGCTTCCCGCAGGAAAAACAGCTCGACATGCTGCGTCTCTTCTTCGATTTCGACGTCGATCCCGACGATCTTTCCCACACGATGAAGGCGCGCTACCTTGCCGGGCAGACCGCGCTGCTTTGGGAATTCTCGCGCAAGATATCGCTGGAGCATGGCGGCGCCACAGCGGCCGAGGATTTTGCCACCTTCGAGACGGCGTTTCTCGACGCACGCAACCGCGACTGGGCCTCCCGCATGACACGCAAGGATTTCTCGGGCGACATCTTCATCGCAGTAGGTGCGGCGCATCTTCCGGGTGATACGGGCGTGCTCAATCTCCTGGCCAACGAAGGGTTCGCGATCACCCGTCTTCCCTTCGCTCCGTGA
- a CDS encoding DUF2161 domain-containing phosphodiesterase yields the protein MGRERETELYPPVKAFLEGLGYEVKGEIGAADVVAMRGDEPPLIVELKTGFSLILLQQAIARQAVTDTVYVAVPRWSGRAGWRAFRGNLGLCRRLGLGVMTVAACGTVEVHADPAPFQPRKSPRKLARLRAEFARREGDTTEGGTRGQVMTAYRQDAIRVAGYVAEAGEAQGAQIVREIGVARATAIMADNHYGWFVRVRRGIYTLTEEGRAAITERREDG from the coding sequence ATGGGACGTGAGCGCGAAACCGAGCTTTACCCGCCGGTCAAGGCGTTTCTCGAGGGGCTTGGATACGAGGTCAAGGGCGAGATCGGCGCGGCGGACGTGGTGGCGATGCGCGGCGATGAGCCGCCGCTCATCGTGGAGCTGAAGACGGGGTTCTCGCTCATCCTGCTGCAACAGGCCATCGCGCGGCAGGCGGTCACAGATACGGTCTATGTCGCGGTGCCGCGCTGGAGCGGGCGCGCGGGGTGGCGGGCCTTTCGCGGCAACCTGGGGCTTTGCCGTCGCTTGGGGCTGGGCGTGATGACGGTGGCGGCATGCGGCACGGTCGAGGTCCATGCGGACCCGGCACCCTTCCAGCCGCGCAAGTCGCCCCGCAAGCTCGCCCGGCTGCGCGCGGAATTCGCGCGGCGTGAGGGCGACACGACGGAGGGTGGCACGCGCGGACAGGTGATGACCGCCTACCGGCAGGACGCGATCCGCGTGGCAGGCTACGTGGCCGAGGCCGGCGAGGCCCAAGGCGCGCAGATCGTGCGCGAGATCGGTGTCGCGCGGGCGACCGCGATCATGGCCGACAATCACTACGGCTGGTTCGTGCGGGTCCGGCGCGGGATCTACACGCTGACCGAGGAGGGTCGCGCGGCGATCACGGAGCGAAGGGAAGACGGGTGA
- a CDS encoding manganese-dependent inorganic pyrophosphatase has protein sequence MTTLVFGHKSPDTDSTGSPILWAWYLSEIEGEKAEPALLGEPNTEAAFMLKYWDLPKPQIISDVKDDQPCVIVDTNNPAELPANINKADIRAIIDHHRLVGGIETRAPLSITVRPLACTATIMIDLMNEEAFDKMPKRMKGAALTCILSDTLEFRSPTTTPHDRATAERLAKDLDLDMHDYAAEMFAAKSDVSDFSDAELLRMDSKEFELGDTKFRVSVLETTAPRVVLERKDGLVEAMQTVAAEDGVDQVLLFVVDILNEEATLLVPNELVKTIAEKSFDVTVEGETVVLPGVMSRKKQIIPVLKM, from the coding sequence ATGACCACGCTCGTTTTCGGCCACAAATCCCCCGACACCGACTCCACCGGCTCGCCCATCCTCTGGGCCTGGTATCTCAGCGAGATCGAGGGCGAGAAGGCCGAGCCGGCCCTCCTGGGAGAGCCCAACACCGAAGCGGCCTTCATGCTGAAATACTGGGATCTGCCCAAGCCGCAGATCATCTCGGACGTGAAGGACGATCAGCCCTGCGTGATCGTCGACACCAACAATCCCGCCGAGCTGCCCGCGAACATCAACAAGGCCGATATCCGCGCCATCATCGACCATCACCGCCTCGTCGGCGGGATCGAGACCCGCGCGCCGCTTTCGATCACCGTGCGCCCCCTGGCCTGCACGGCCACGATCATGATCGACCTGATGAACGAAGAGGCCTTCGACAAGATGCCCAAGCGGATGAAGGGTGCCGCGCTCACCTGCATCCTGTCGGATACGCTCGAATTCCGCTCGCCCACCACGACCCCGCATGACCGCGCCACCGCCGAGCGCCTGGCCAAGGATCTCGATCTCGACATGCACGATTACGCCGCCGAGATGTTCGCCGCCAAGTCCGACGTGTCGGACTTCTCGGACGCCGAGCTTCTGCGCATGGACAGCAAGGAATTCGAGCTGGGCGACACGAAATTCCGCGTCTCGGTGCTCGAGACCACGGCGCCGCGCGTCGTTCTCGAACGCAAGGACGGGCTGGTCGAGGCCATGCAGACCGTCGCCGCCGAGGATGGCGTCGATCAGGTACTGCTCTTCGTCGTCGACATTCTCAACGAGGAGGCGACGCTTCTCGTCCCGAACGAACTGGTAAAGACCATCGCCGAGAAATCCTTCGACGTCACCGTCGAGGGCGAGACCGTCGTTCTTCCCGGCGTTATGAGCCGTAAGAAACAGATCATCCCGGTCCTCAAGATGTAA
- a CDS encoding arginase family protein has product MGARPDVDPGAADVVIFGAPHGTPYKGIDNGVYAGAPDALRRALAVDAGWTDHWDFDLGGPFDGEGRIAVADAGNLATVPQDGPGNRRMIREATEAVAGRGAVPILLGGDDSVPIPFFKGLAACGPLTVIQIDAHIDWREERFGEPMGFSSTMRRASEMGHVERIVQVGMRGIGSARAREVEEARAWGARIVMAREVHQAGLASVLEHVAPGAACAITLDCDGLDPSIMPAVVAPSPGGLSYWQVVDLIHAVTAQARLVGFDVVEFVPERDPNGIAALTAARIVANAIGCLARG; this is encoded by the coding sequence ATGGGCGCGCGCCCAGATGTCGATCCGGGCGCGGCGGACGTGGTGATCTTCGGTGCGCCGCATGGCACGCCCTACAAGGGTATCGACAACGGGGTATATGCCGGTGCGCCGGACGCGCTGCGCCGCGCGCTGGCGGTGGATGCGGGCTGGACCGACCATTGGGATTTCGACCTGGGCGGGCCGTTCGACGGGGAGGGCCGGATCGCCGTCGCGGATGCGGGCAACCTCGCGACGGTGCCGCAGGACGGGCCGGGAAACCGGCGGATGATCCGGGAGGCGACCGAAGCGGTCGCCGGGCGCGGGGCGGTGCCGATCCTGCTTGGTGGCGACGATTCGGTGCCGATCCCGTTCTTCAAGGGGCTGGCCGCGTGCGGGCCGCTGACGGTGATCCAGATCGACGCCCATATCGACTGGCGCGAGGAGCGGTTCGGCGAGCCGATGGGGTTCTCGAGCACCATGCGGCGCGCGTCGGAGATGGGCCACGTGGAGCGGATCGTGCAGGTGGGGATGCGTGGCATCGGCTCGGCCCGCGCGCGCGAGGTGGAGGAGGCGCGGGCGTGGGGCGCGCGGATCGTCATGGCGCGGGAGGTGCATCAAGCCGGGCTGGCGTCGGTGCTGGAGCACGTGGCGCCGGGGGCGGCCTGCGCGATCACGCTCGATTGCGACGGGCTCGACCCGTCGATCATGCCGGCGGTGGTGGCGCCCAGCCCCGGAGGGCTGAGCTATTGGCAGGTGGTGGACCTGATCCACGCGGTCACGGCGCAGGCGCGGCTTGTCGGCTTCGACGTGGTCGAGTTCGTGCCGGAGCGCGATCCGAACGGCATCGCCGCGCTGACCGCCGCGCGGATCGTCGCGAACGCGATCGGGTGCCTCGCGCGGGGCTGA
- a CDS encoding DMT family transporter, which yields MTEQNVRLGILLMVATTFVFAVQDGISKHLASEYNVYMVVMIRYWFFAAFVMTIASRQAGGLRAAARTEQPVVQTLRALLLVSEICVAVYGFTLLGLIEAHAVFASYPLLVAALSGPVLGEYVGWRRWAAIGVGFIGILIILKPGLGVFNPAAVVPLMAAFMFALYGLLTRYASRRDRASTSFFWTGTVGSLGMTAVGVWFWEPMVPVDWAWMGALCVTGVLGHFTLIKCYEVAEASAVQPFAYFQLVFGSMLGLFVFGETLEANVLLGAAIVVSAGLFTLWRARVAA from the coding sequence ATGACCGAACAGAACGTGCGCCTCGGCATCCTGCTCATGGTGGCGACCACCTTCGTCTTTGCCGTGCAGGACGGCATCTCGAAACATCTCGCGAGCGAATACAACGTCTACATGGTGGTGATGATCCGCTACTGGTTCTTCGCGGCCTTCGTGATGACCATCGCCTCGCGGCAGGCCGGTGGCCTGCGGGCCGCCGCGCGGACCGAACAGCCCGTCGTGCAGACGCTCCGCGCGCTGCTTCTCGTCTCGGAGATCTGTGTCGCTGTCTACGGCTTTACCCTGTTGGGCCTGATCGAGGCCCATGCGGTCTTTGCCTCCTATCCGCTTCTCGTGGCCGCACTGTCGGGGCCGGTGCTGGGCGAATACGTGGGGTGGCGGCGCTGGGCCGCGATCGGGGTGGGGTTCATCGGTATCCTCATCATCCTCAAGCCCGGCCTGGGCGTCTTCAACCCCGCAGCCGTGGTGCCGCTGATGGCGGCGTTCATGTTCGCGCTTTACGGTCTGCTCACGCGCTACGCGTCGCGGCGGGACCGGGCCTCGACCTCGTTCTTCTGGACGGGGACGGTCGGATCGCTGGGAATGACGGCCGTCGGCGTGTGGTTCTGGGAGCCGATGGTGCCGGTCGACTGGGCGTGGATGGGGGCGCTTTGCGTGACGGGAGTGCTGGGGCATTTCACGCTCATCAAGTGCTACGAGGTGGCGGAGGCGAGCGCGGTGCAGCCCTTCGCCTATTTCCAGCTTGTCTTCGGGAGCATGCTGGGCCTCTTCGTCTTCGGCGAGACGCTCGAGGCGAACGTGTTGCTCGGCGCCGCCATCGTGGTGAGCGCGGGGCTTTTCACGCTCTGGCGCGCGCGCGTGGCGGCGTAG
- the mnmD gene encoding tRNA (5-methylaminomethyl-2-thiouridine)(34)-methyltransferase MnmD, with the protein MRGQTAGLEWRDGGVPVSTRFDDPYFSLENGLAETRHVFLAGNGLPGRLGEGFRVAELGFGTGLNALTLALDCAAMGGGCAVHMTSFEAYPMAAEDMARALAAFPEVAGIADALTGPWREGRRELVLPGNLHLRVIEGDARETLPAWDGMADAWFLDGFSPAKNPELWDADLLAEVGRHTAPDGTVATYTAAGFVRRNLAEAGFDVARVPGYGRKRHMTTARKVAR; encoded by the coding sequence ATGCGGGGCCAGACGGCCGGACTTGAATGGCGCGACGGCGGCGTGCCGGTCTCGACCCGGTTCGACGATCCGTATTTCAGCCTCGAGAACGGGCTGGCGGAGACCCGGCACGTATTCCTTGCGGGCAACGGCCTGCCCGGGCGGCTGGGCGAGGGGTTCCGGGTGGCGGAACTGGGTTTCGGAACCGGGCTCAATGCGCTCACGCTCGCGCTGGACTGCGCGGCGATGGGCGGAGGTTGCGCGGTCCACATGACCTCGTTCGAGGCGTATCCGATGGCGGCGGAGGACATGGCGCGCGCCCTGGCGGCCTTTCCCGAGGTGGCGGGGATCGCCGATGCGCTGACCGGTCCGTGGCGCGAGGGTCGGCGCGAGCTTGTGCTGCCCGGCAACCTGCACCTTCGCGTCATCGAGGGCGACGCGCGCGAGACGCTGCCGGCATGGGACGGCATGGCGGATGCGTGGTTCCTCGACGGGTTTTCACCTGCGAAGAATCCCGAGCTCTGGGATGCGGACCTGCTGGCCGAGGTCGGGCGCCATACCGCGCCGGATGGAACGGTGGCGACCTATACGGCGGCGGGCTTCGTGCGGCGCAATCTTGCCGAGGCCGGGTTTGACGTGGCGCGGGTGCCGGGCTACGGGCGCAAGCGGCACATGACGACCGCGCGAAAGGTGGCGAGATGA
- a CDS encoding FAD-binding oxidoreductase, with protein sequence MVDVTVRGAGIFGLSIAWTCLARGARVRVVDPHGPGAGASGGLVGALAPHVPENWNDKKRFQLESLLMAEPFWRAVEATGGVDPGYARLGRVQPVADDAALALAHRRAGTARDLWGDAATWSVLPEAGVPWAPRSPTGMVILDTLSARLHPRRACAALAAAIRARGGEIAAEAPDRGRVIHATGIADLEALSVHFGKTVGSAVKGQGALLHFDARDRPQLFADGLHIVPHADGTTAIGSTSERDFDDAHATDAQLDELIDRAMQAVPILHGARVVERWAGLRPRSRSRAPMLGPHPLHPGQFIANGGFKIGFGMAPKVAETMATLVLDDRDTIPEAFRPEVSL encoded by the coding sequence ATGGTGGACGTGACCGTGCGCGGCGCCGGCATCTTCGGTCTCTCGATCGCGTGGACCTGCCTCGCGCGCGGTGCGCGGGTGCGCGTGGTCGACCCGCACGGCCCCGGCGCGGGCGCCTCGGGGGGGCTCGTGGGCGCACTTGCCCCGCATGTCCCCGAGAACTGGAACGACAAGAAACGGTTTCAGCTCGAAAGCCTGCTCATGGCCGAACCCTTCTGGCGCGCGGTCGAGGCCACCGGCGGTGTCGATCCCGGCTACGCGCGGCTTGGCCGGGTTCAGCCCGTGGCGGACGACGCGGCTCTCGCCTTGGCCCATCGCCGGGCCGGGACGGCGCGCGATCTCTGGGGCGATGCGGCCACCTGGTCCGTCCTCCCCGAGGCCGGGGTTCCCTGGGCGCCCCGCTCGCCCACCGGCATGGTCATCCTCGACACGCTGAGCGCCCGGCTCCACCCGCGCCGGGCCTGCGCCGCGCTGGCCGCCGCCATCCGCGCCCGCGGCGGAGAGATCGCGGCCGAGGCCCCCGACCGGGGCCGTGTGATCCACGCCACCGGTATCGCCGATCTCGAGGCGCTCTCGGTCCATTTCGGCAAGACGGTCGGCAGCGCGGTCAAGGGACAGGGCGCGCTTCTCCATTTCGACGCGCGCGACCGGCCACAGCTTTTCGCGGACGGGCTGCACATCGTCCCGCACGCCGACGGCACCACCGCGATCGGCTCCACCTCGGAACGCGATTTCGACGATGCGCACGCGACCGACGCGCAGCTTGACGAGCTGATCGACCGCGCCATGCAGGCGGTCCCGATCCTGCACGGCGCCCGCGTGGTGGAACGCTGGGCCGGCCTGCGGCCGCGCTCCCGCTCGCGGGCGCCGATGCTCGGGCCGCACCCCCTCCACCCGGGTCAGTTCATCGCCAATGGCGGCTTCAAGATCGGCTTCGGCATGGCCCCCAAGGTGGCCGAGACCATGGCGACGCTCGTGCTTGACGACCGCGACACCATACCCGAAGCTTTCCGCCCGGAGGTGTCGCTATGA
- a CDS encoding L,D-transpeptidase, whose product MTPLDLVLTPRGLRFLGRLYPCTIGAGGIARDKREGDMATPVGVHHITGMFYRPDRMAPPAPWAEPIHPRDIWSDDSDDPAYNHLARAPHAYGHEVMRRADPMYDLVLATDWNWPDAVPGRGSCIFVHQWRRPGYPTAGCVGLRRDHLHDIAARITPGTRLIVRG is encoded by the coding sequence ATGACCCCGCTCGACCTTGTTCTGACCCCGCGCGGCCTGCGCTTTCTCGGGCGGCTCTATCCCTGCACTATCGGCGCGGGCGGCATTGCCCGCGACAAGCGCGAGGGCGACATGGCCACGCCCGTGGGCGTTCATCACATCACCGGAATGTTCTATCGCCCCGACCGCATGGCGCCGCCCGCCCCCTGGGCCGAGCCGATCCACCCCCGCGACATCTGGTCCGACGACAGCGACGATCCGGCCTACAACCACCTCGCACGCGCGCCGCATGCTTACGGTCACGAGGTCATGCGCCGCGCCGATCCGATGTATGATCTCGTCCTCGCGACCGACTGGAACTGGCCCGACGCGGTGCCGGGGCGTGGCTCGTGCATCTTCGTGCATCAATGGCGGCGACCCGGCTATCCGACCGCCGGCTGCGTCGGCCTGAGGCGCGACCACCTGCACGACATCGCCGCGCGGATCACGCCCGGCACCCGCCTCATCGTGCGCGGCTGA
- a CDS encoding YggS family pyridoxal phosphate-dependent enzyme — protein sequence MGLSDIRTKIADAAREAGRDAGEVSLIAVSKKQPDARVEAVLEEGHRIFGENRVQEAAAKWPGFRERFEGIELHIIGPLQTNKVRQAMELAQAIHSVDRPKLARTIARIAQEEGHCPDLFVQVNTGEEEQKAGVLPDDADGFIEECRELDLPVKGLMCIPPVDEEPSLHFALLAKIAARNGLKGLSMGMSGDFERAIALGATHVRVGSAIFGERPAEG from the coding sequence ATGGGATTGAGCGACATCAGAACGAAGATCGCGGACGCCGCCCGCGAGGCCGGCCGCGACGCGGGGGAAGTGTCCCTGATCGCCGTGTCGAAGAAGCAGCCCGACGCGCGGGTCGAGGCCGTTCTCGAAGAAGGCCATCGCATCTTCGGCGAGAATCGCGTGCAGGAGGCGGCGGCGAAGTGGCCGGGATTCCGCGAGCGGTTCGAGGGGATCGAGCTTCATATCATCGGGCCCCTGCAGACCAACAAGGTGCGGCAGGCGATGGAGCTTGCCCAGGCGATCCACTCGGTCGATCGTCCCAAGCTGGCCCGGACCATCGCCCGGATCGCCCAGGAAGAGGGGCATTGCCCCGATCTTTTCGTCCAGGTGAACACCGGAGAGGAGGAGCAGAAGGCCGGTGTCCTGCCGGACGACGCGGATGGGTTCATCGAGGAATGCCGGGAGCTCGATCTGCCGGTGAAGGGGCTCATGTGCATCCCGCCCGTGGACGAGGAGCCGAGCCTGCATTTCGCGCTTCTGGCCAAGATCGCGGCGCGCAACGGGCTCAAGGGCCTGTCGATGGGCATGAGCGGCGATTTCGAGCGCGCGATCGCGCTCGGTGCGACGCATGTGCGCGTGGGGTCGGCCATATTCGGGGAGCGCCCGGCGGAGGGGTGA